One genomic window of Dermacentor andersoni chromosome 8, qqDerAnde1_hic_scaffold, whole genome shotgun sequence includes the following:
- the PIG-Q gene encoding phosphatidylinositol N-acetylglucosaminyltransferase subunit Q: MTNGFANIFLPVQLCQGTGVLIGCADNAETNIACSASLLLPDSEATKATIDVFRDCLASSLARCGESCFVGLLTRGDDHVVLVAHAKETLDFCIQVDDYGNVVQSFVRQPSTRTMVVLYDAHVLERTPSFRERGVNALVGWLIECQQFRLPESVGGTADVVYASSDAEEISFLWQPAICAGSLIHAAKAGMARKLPTRARTMLSTCAQATSTGALICKRLDDFAAVADSVRSHGRITLRCKNRMCSVLLDCLLGACLAWVVHWDNGFSEEVPWASLEWTETVVQHLQTLIQWLMGAPAGLKLNAALNNALGRFFLYHISLWKTYVGVVDPWVGALFSLWPGSLTLHLALASDLLALATVHMYCFYGYACRLYQGWARALGALWRLFRGRKWNPLRRRVDSHRYDVDQMFVGTLLFGVLFFLFPTVAVYYVVFVALRLVVLCVQGLLSRAVLVWDSLPFYTLAARTVSGRPIVGDVRFDALSSGPEFALYMQVIGGSVDLLPEPLGFPSWKNLLADLLVGRIVYPL; the protein is encoded by the exons ATGACAAACGGCTTTGCGAATATTTTCCTACCCGTGCAGCTGTGCCAGGGCACGGGGGTGCTCATAGGATGCGCGGACAATGCGGAGACCAACATCGCGTGCTCCGCGTCGCTTCTGCTGCCCGATTCCGAAGCGACGAAAGCCACAATCGACGTGTTCAGGGACTGCCTGGCGAGCAGCTTAGCGCGGTGCGGCGAATCGTGCTTCGTGGGGCTGCTTACGAGGGGCGACGACCACGTCGTGCTGGTCGCGCACGCGAAGGAGACGCTCGACTTCTGCATCCAGGTCGACGATTACGGGAACGTGGTGCAGTCCTTCGTGAGACAGCCCTCGACGAGGACGATGGTCGTGCTGTACGACGCTCACGTGCTAGAGCGCACTCCTAGCTTCCGAGAGCGCGGCGTCAACGCCTTGGTCGGCTGGTTGATCGAATGTCAGCAGTTTCGACTGCCTGAAAGCGTCGGCGGCACCGCAGACGTCGTGTACGCCAGTTCCGACGCGGAGGAAATCTCTTTCCTGTGGCAGCCCGCGATCTGTGCCGGTTCGTTGATACATGCTGCGAAGGCGGGAATGGCGCGCAAGCTGCCCACTCG GGCTAGGACGATGCTGTCGACGTGTGCCCAGGCAACGTCCACCGGTGCATTGATCTGCAAGCGACTCGACGACTTCGCTGCCGTCGCCGACAGCGTACGGTCACATGGCCGCATCACTCTTCG CTGCAAGAACAGGATGTGCAGCGTGCTGCTCGACTGCTTGCTGGGCGCCTGCCTCGCCTGGGTGGTGCACTGGGACAACGGCTTCTCCGAAGAAGTGCCGTGGGCCTCGCTCGAGTGGACCGAG ACGGTCGTCCAGCACCTGCAGACGCTCATCCAGTGGCTGATGGGCGCCCCCGCTGGACTGAAGCTGAACGCTGCTCTCAACAACGCGCTGGGACGCTTCTTCCTCTATCACATAAGCCTCTGGAAGA CGTACGTGGGCGTCGTGGACCCGTGGGTCGGGGCGTTGTTCAGCCTCTGGCCGGGCAGCCTGACCCTGCACCTGGCGCTGGCCTCGGACCTGCTCGCGCTGGCCACGGTGCACATGTACTGCTTCTACGGCTACGCGTGCCGCCTCTACCAGGGCTGGGCTCGCGCGCTGGGCGCCCTCTGGCGGCTGTTCCGCGGGCGCAAGTGGAACCCGCTGCGGCGGCGCGTCGACTCGCACCGCTACGACGTCGACCAGATGTTCGTGGGCACGCTGCTGTTCGGCGTGCTCTTCTTCCTCTTCCCCACCGTGGCCGTCTACTACGTCGTCTTCGTGGCG CTCCGGTTGGTCGTCTTGTGCGTCCAAGGATTGCTGAGCCGCGCCGTGCTCGTGTGGGACTCGTTGCCGTTCTACACCCTGGCGGCGAGAACAGTCAGCGGACGTCCGATTGTGG GAGACGTCCGCTTCGACGCCTTGTCATCGGGACCGGAGTTCGCACTCTACATGCAG GTGATCGGCGGAAGCGTGGATTTGCTCCCAGAACCCTTGGGCTTCCCTTCGTGGAAGAACCTGTTGGCCGACCTCCTGGTTGGACGCATCGTCTATCCGCTGTGA
- the LOC126525626 gene encoding uncharacterized protein, with amino-acid sequence MASETNEPCLVNLHMTPLQASHGAQELARSGVELPSWIQHWAIVFLWQEKDRALRVEGIEVEDKCEVKVKEMGFQEGLEQPGTKVECGTYPLTIEQVKKVAEEKGANPPDYDELTASCQTTAKEVLSGLGITIGTQSALESALTVLLSLGGDGAAEKLQSALKDKTAR; translated from the exons ATGGCGTCCGAAACGAACGAGCCCTGCCTAGTGAACCTCCACATGACGCCGCTTCAGGCGAGCCACGGTGCCCAGGAGCTGGCCAGGTCCGGCGTCGAGCTGCCGAGCTGGATCCAGCACTGGGCGATCGTCTTCCTATGGCAGGAGAAGGACCGCGCCCTGCGAGTCGAAGGCATCGAGGTGGAGGACAAGTGCGAGGTCAAGGTCAAGGAGATGGGCTTCCAGGAGGGGCTGGAACAACCGGGAACCAAG GTCGAGTGCGGCACTTATCCATTGACTATTGAACAAGTGAAAAAGGTAGCCGAGGAAAAAGGTGCCAATCCACCAGACTACGACGAGCTTACAGCTAGCTGCCAGACTACGGCCAAGGAG gttctcTCGGGCCTGGGCATTACAATCGGAACGCAGAGTGCGCTCGAGTCTGCGCTGACCGTTTTGCTGTCCCTGGGAGGAGATGGCGCTGCGGAAAAGTTGCAGTCTGCCCTCAAGGACAAGACAGCGCGTTAG
- the LOC126525624 gene encoding thioredoxin domain-containing protein 11-like isoform X1, translated as MEELDENTSGSSSGDSDEPTTNDDANPRVAPREQRSDSETSETLVDEDNLDGHRRRTMTSYARELFFLTLLLLASWAALHETAKKTRPASPPRRFFSKHSPVNDSYRGQLDPERVHKYDVSLVLYYAPWDAASMRARDAFEYLAYRYRDQFAFGAVNCWWPNGRCRKRHSPSLYPIVVAHVRDFGDVVFPMNVTPTMRTLDGFLQHVSTPLVRVTSAVDLAALLRRHTAVVLGIVGDPRGGAYESFYGFALQALTRDPWRDVAFAVAVDGRAALEIGVEHAVTLFTWNASLGYSEKGTDYKTALDWTFNKAREARTLHWVSPSGLKSRSLSKLVENQSTLVLYAEHGSPEYFQMHQLSQDYKACDLKGRFSGLSCRTNSTVNFVALDGRHSEFAPPGLLSDGIPTAVIYATKDEAQYVIRGPVTAPTLKKLVVDFADRVLDRHLNSVGPDSIALGSSDGLVAELSSKGFRKLMLDATRDAVVLFYASWCGFCKAIYHHFFATARFFRGFKGLIFARVDAFKNDLPWEFTVQQYPTIIFFSRKKADSVQYSGYITTTRLVRFVLRHLRHDVARQLVKTLCDSRICLLRSLRKLQAWRLRCSWLNLPPSRLAETHRREKTLRKMLLTRLRRRGHS; from the exons ATGGAAGAGCTCGACGAAAACACCAGCGGTAGCAGCAGTGGTGACAGCGATGAGCCGACGACGAACGACGACGCTAATCCACGTGTCGCTCCGCGGGAGCAGCGCTCCGATTCTGAAACCTCTGAAACACTCGTCGACGAGGATAACCTCGACGGACACCGCAGGAGGACGATGACGTCGTACGCACGAGAGTTGTTCTTCCTCACGCTCCTGCTCCTGGCGAGCTGGGCGGCGTTGCACGAAACGGCCAAGAAGACGCGACCGGCGTCGCCTCCGCGACGCTTCTTTTCAAAACACTCGCCCGTAAATGACTCCTACAG GGGTCAGCTGGACCCGGAGCGAGTGCACAAGTACGACGTGTCCCTCGTCCTCTACTACGCGCCGTGGGACGCCGCCAGCATGCGGGCGCGCGACGCCTTCGAGTACCTGGCGTACCGGTACCGGGACCAGTTCGCCTTCGGCGCCGTCAACTGCTGGTGGCCCAACGGCCGCTGCCGAAAGCGCCACTCCCCCTCGCTCTACCCCATCGTCGTGGCGCACGTCCGAGACTTCGGGGACGTCGTCTTCCCCATGAACGTGACGCCCACCATGCGGACACTCGACGGCTTCCTCCAACACGTCTCGACGCCGCTGGTACGCGTGACGAGTGCCGTCGACCTCGCGGCGCTGCTTCGACGCCACACGGCCGTGGTCCTAGGGATCGTGGGCGACCCCAGGGGCGGCGCGTACGAGAGCTTCTACGGGTTCGCGCTGCAGGCGCTCACTCGAGACCCCTGGCGGGACGTCGCGTTCGCCGTGGCCGTGGACGGCCGTGCCGCCCTGGAGATCGGCGTCGAGCACGCTGTGACGCTGTTCACCTGGAACGCGTCGTTG GGTTACAGTGAGAAAGGTACGGACTACAAGACTGCGCTTGATTGGACGTTCAACAAAGCTCGTGAG GCTCGAACACTTCACTGGGTGTCTCCCTCTGGCCTGAAAAGCAGGAGTCTTTCGAAGCTCGTTGAGAACCAGtcaacgcttgtcctttatgcgGAGCATGGCAGCCCGGAATACTTTCAG ATGCATCAGCTGTCCCAGGACTACAAGGCGTGTGACCTGAAAGGTCGCTTCTCGGGCCTCAGCTGCCGGACTAACAGCACTGTCAATTTTGTTGCCCTGGATGGGAGGCACTCAGAGTTTGCGCCACCTGGTCTCCTCTCTGATGGCATCCCTACCGCTGTCATTTACGCTACGAAG GATGAAGCCCAGTATGTTATTCGTGGACCAGTGACCGCGCCCACTCTAAAGAAGCTCGTTGTTGACTTTGCTGATCGGGTCCTGGACCGCCACTTAAACTCGGTTGGACCAGATTCGATCGCACTTGGTAGCAGTGACGGCCTTGTCGCCGAACTCAGCAGCAAGGGCTTCCGGAAGCTCATGTTGGACGCTACACGG GATGCAGTCGTACTGTTTTATGCGTCTTGGTGCGGCTTCTGCAAGGCCATCTATCACCACTTCTTTGCTACGGCAAGGTTCTTCAGGGGTTTCAAAGGCCTCATCTTTGCTAG ggtcgaTGCATTCAAGAATGACCTGCCCTGGGAGTTCACTGTACAACAGTATCCCACCATCATTTTCTTTTCACGGAA AAAAGCGGACAGCGTCCAGTATTCGGGCTACATCACCACTACGCGACTTGTACGCTTTGTGTTACGACACCTTCGCCACGATGTGGCGAGGCAGCTGGTGAAGACGCTGTGTGATTCGCGAATCTGCCTTCTGCGAAGCCTACGCAAGCTGCAGGCATGGCGGCTGCGCTGCTCATGGCTGAACCTTCCGCCGTCGAGGCTGGCCGAAACACACCGCAGGGAAAAGACGTTACGCAAGATGTTGCTGACCCGGCTGCGACGGAGAGGGCACTCATGA
- the LOC126525624 gene encoding protein disulfide-isomerase 2-like isoform X2, translating to MEELDENTSGSSSGDSDEPTTNDDANPRVAPREQRSDSETSETLVDEDNLDGHRRRTMTSYARELFFLTLLLLASWAALHETAKKTRPASPPRRFFSKHSPVNDSYRGQLDPERVHKYDVSLVLYYAPWDAASMRARDAFEYLAYRYRDQFAFGAVNCWWPNGRCRKRHSPSLYPIVVAHVRDFGDVVFPMNVTPTMRTLDGFLQHVSTPLVRVTSAVDLAALLRRHTAVVLGIVGDPRGGAYESFYGFALQALTRDPWRDVAFAVAVDGRAALEIGVEHAVTLFTWNASLGYSEKGTDYKTALDWTFNKAREARTLHWVSPSGLKSRSLSKLVENQSTLVLYAEHGSPEYFQMHQLSQDYKACDLKGRFSGLSCRTNSTVNFVALDGRHSEFAPPGLLSDGIPTAVIYATKDEAQYVIRGPVTAPTLKKLVVDFADRVLDRHLNSVGPDSIALGSSDGLVAELSSKGFRKLMLDATRDAVVLFYASWCGFCKAIYHHFFATARFFRGFKGLIFARRRKPTFIALYLKPSKDSSSNTLSTS from the exons ATGGAAGAGCTCGACGAAAACACCAGCGGTAGCAGCAGTGGTGACAGCGATGAGCCGACGACGAACGACGACGCTAATCCACGTGTCGCTCCGCGGGAGCAGCGCTCCGATTCTGAAACCTCTGAAACACTCGTCGACGAGGATAACCTCGACGGACACCGCAGGAGGACGATGACGTCGTACGCACGAGAGTTGTTCTTCCTCACGCTCCTGCTCCTGGCGAGCTGGGCGGCGTTGCACGAAACGGCCAAGAAGACGCGACCGGCGTCGCCTCCGCGACGCTTCTTTTCAAAACACTCGCCCGTAAATGACTCCTACAG GGGTCAGCTGGACCCGGAGCGAGTGCACAAGTACGACGTGTCCCTCGTCCTCTACTACGCGCCGTGGGACGCCGCCAGCATGCGGGCGCGCGACGCCTTCGAGTACCTGGCGTACCGGTACCGGGACCAGTTCGCCTTCGGCGCCGTCAACTGCTGGTGGCCCAACGGCCGCTGCCGAAAGCGCCACTCCCCCTCGCTCTACCCCATCGTCGTGGCGCACGTCCGAGACTTCGGGGACGTCGTCTTCCCCATGAACGTGACGCCCACCATGCGGACACTCGACGGCTTCCTCCAACACGTCTCGACGCCGCTGGTACGCGTGACGAGTGCCGTCGACCTCGCGGCGCTGCTTCGACGCCACACGGCCGTGGTCCTAGGGATCGTGGGCGACCCCAGGGGCGGCGCGTACGAGAGCTTCTACGGGTTCGCGCTGCAGGCGCTCACTCGAGACCCCTGGCGGGACGTCGCGTTCGCCGTGGCCGTGGACGGCCGTGCCGCCCTGGAGATCGGCGTCGAGCACGCTGTGACGCTGTTCACCTGGAACGCGTCGTTG GGTTACAGTGAGAAAGGTACGGACTACAAGACTGCGCTTGATTGGACGTTCAACAAAGCTCGTGAG GCTCGAACACTTCACTGGGTGTCTCCCTCTGGCCTGAAAAGCAGGAGTCTTTCGAAGCTCGTTGAGAACCAGtcaacgcttgtcctttatgcgGAGCATGGCAGCCCGGAATACTTTCAG ATGCATCAGCTGTCCCAGGACTACAAGGCGTGTGACCTGAAAGGTCGCTTCTCGGGCCTCAGCTGCCGGACTAACAGCACTGTCAATTTTGTTGCCCTGGATGGGAGGCACTCAGAGTTTGCGCCACCTGGTCTCCTCTCTGATGGCATCCCTACCGCTGTCATTTACGCTACGAAG GATGAAGCCCAGTATGTTATTCGTGGACCAGTGACCGCGCCCACTCTAAAGAAGCTCGTTGTTGACTTTGCTGATCGGGTCCTGGACCGCCACTTAAACTCGGTTGGACCAGATTCGATCGCACTTGGTAGCAGTGACGGCCTTGTCGCCGAACTCAGCAGCAAGGGCTTCCGGAAGCTCATGTTGGACGCTACACGG GATGCAGTCGTACTGTTTTATGCGTCTTGGTGCGGCTTCTGCAAGGCCATCTATCACCACTTCTTTGCTACGGCAAGGTTCTTCAGGGGTTTCAAAGGCCTCATCTTTGCTAG GCGCAGGAAACCAACCTTTATTGCACTTTACTTGAAGCCATCGAAGGACTCATCCTCTAACACACTGTCAACAAGCTGA